A window of the Candidatus Angelobacter sp. genome harbors these coding sequences:
- the argA gene encoding amino-acid N-acetyltransferase: MKPTDLRGILQYIPRFREKIFVIAADGAIVTDENFANILLDVAVLRSLNIRVVLVHGAAAQIKALAEQQKVKASDLDGTGVTDAETLKLALTGANRLTHEILEGLSANDLRAACSNAITAHPMGILQGVDHLFTGKVERVDTELLQTLLAQGIVPVVPPLGFDGDGKTYRVNSDSVALEVAKGLGAIKLIYISTQEGLIYQGQLIRQMLVGELADLLAQNKSLFAPEILSKALHAAAACKEGIQRVHIINGRVDEGLLAEVFSNEGIGTLIYANEYQQIRPAKKKDVRAIQMLTKKAVESEELVKRSRASIEKNIGDFHIFEIDKNPVACVALQVYPDQKKGELACLYVNPSHENQGIGRKLIQFTESKARELGLNELLTLSTQAFTYFQSKGGFVEGTPDDLPLARREKYEQSGRKSKVLVKKLK; this comes from the coding sequence GTGAAACCCACCGACCTGCGGGGCATCCTGCAATACATTCCGCGTTTCCGGGAGAAGATTTTCGTCATCGCCGCCGATGGCGCCATCGTCACCGACGAAAACTTCGCCAATATCCTGCTCGATGTCGCCGTGCTGCGTTCGCTGAACATCCGTGTCGTGCTCGTCCACGGCGCAGCCGCGCAGATCAAGGCGCTGGCCGAACAACAAAAGGTAAAGGCTTCCGACCTGGATGGCACGGGCGTCACGGACGCCGAGACGCTCAAGCTCGCGTTGACGGGGGCGAACCGGCTCACGCACGAAATCCTCGAGGGCCTGAGCGCGAACGATCTGCGCGCTGCCTGTTCGAACGCGATCACTGCGCATCCGATGGGCATTCTCCAGGGTGTGGACCATCTGTTCACCGGCAAGGTCGAGCGCGTGGACACCGAGCTGCTGCAAACGCTGCTCGCGCAAGGCATCGTTCCGGTCGTGCCGCCGCTCGGTTTCGACGGCGACGGCAAGACCTATCGTGTCAATTCCGACAGCGTGGCCCTCGAAGTCGCCAAAGGACTGGGCGCGATCAAGCTGATTTACATCAGCACGCAGGAAGGTTTGATCTACCAGGGTCAGTTGATCCGCCAGATGCTCGTCGGCGAACTGGCAGACCTGCTCGCGCAAAACAAGAGCCTCTTTGCCCCGGAAATCCTGTCCAAAGCGCTGCACGCCGCCGCCGCCTGCAAGGAGGGAATCCAGCGGGTTCACATCATCAACGGACGCGTCGATGAAGGTTTGCTCGCCGAGGTTTTTTCCAACGAAGGCATCGGCACGCTCATCTACGCCAACGAATACCAGCAGATTCGTCCGGCCAAAAAGAAGGATGTTCGCGCGATTCAGATGCTGACCAAGAAGGCCGTGGAGTCGGAGGAACTCGTCAAGCGTTCGCGCGCGAGCATCGAGAAGAACATCGGCGATTTCCACATATTCGAGATCGATAAAAACCCTGTCGCCTGCGTCGCCCTGCAGGTCTATCCCGATCAGAAGAAGGGCGAGCTTGCCTGCCTCTACGTCAACCCCTCGCACGAAAACCAGGGCATTGGCCGCAAATTGATCCAGTTCACCGAAAGCAAAGCGCGCGAACTCGGCCTCAACGAATTGCTCACGCTCTCGACCCAGGCGTTCACCTACTTCCAGTCGAAAGGCGGTTTCGTCGAAGGCACCCCCGACGATCTGCCCTTGGCGCGTCGCGAAAAATACGAGCAGAGCGGCCGCAAGTCGAAGGTGTTGGTGAAAAAACTGAAGTGA
- the hisC gene encoding histidinol-phosphate transaminase has translation MTPRIPVNPALENLPVYRPGRPIEEVARELGLPVDDIIKLASNENPLGPSPLALAAMESVLKNLHLYPDGNAFCLRQKLAEKLGVLPENLILGNGSNEIIEFAGHALMNPGAEVVVSQYCFAVYPIVTHLFGAKLVSVPARNYGHDLPAMLKAVTPDTRVMFVANPNNPTGTLAPAEHIVRLVDEIPDRVLLVMDEAYVDFLDEPVDLLPLIRTGEKPNLLLMRTFSKIFGLAGLRLGYGIGHRELIAALEKVRQPFNINSIAQAGALAALEDGEHLSRTRNNNKLGLDYLQDAFRELGLEFIPSHANFVLVRVGDGPQVFGGLQKLGVITRPMDGYQLPEWIRVTVGTPEQNARCVNGLKNILAARR, from the coding sequence ATGACGCCGCGAATTCCAGTCAACCCGGCTTTGGAGAATCTGCCCGTGTATCGACCGGGACGGCCCATTGAGGAAGTCGCCCGCGAACTCGGCCTGCCCGTTGACGACATCATCAAGCTCGCATCCAACGAAAATCCGCTGGGGCCGTCTCCTCTCGCGCTCGCTGCGATGGAAAGCGTGTTGAAAAATCTGCACCTTTACCCGGACGGCAACGCGTTTTGCCTCAGGCAAAAGCTGGCGGAAAAGCTCGGCGTCCTGCCGGAGAACCTCATCCTCGGCAATGGGTCGAATGAAATCATCGAGTTTGCCGGTCACGCGTTGATGAACCCGGGGGCGGAGGTTGTGGTGTCGCAGTATTGTTTCGCCGTTTATCCCATCGTCACGCACCTGTTCGGCGCGAAACTGGTTTCGGTTCCCGCCAGAAATTACGGCCACGATCTGCCGGCGATGCTCAAGGCCGTTACGCCGGACACGAGGGTGATGTTCGTCGCCAACCCGAACAATCCCACTGGCACGCTCGCGCCAGCCGAACACATTGTCAGGCTGGTCGACGAAATCCCCGACCGCGTGCTGCTCGTCATGGACGAAGCTTATGTTGATTTTCTGGACGAGCCGGTGGATTTGCTGCCGTTGATCCGCACCGGTGAAAAGCCAAATCTGTTGTTGATGCGGACGTTCTCCAAGATTTTTGGCCTTGCAGGACTGCGGCTCGGCTACGGCATCGGCCATCGGGAGTTGATCGCGGCGCTGGAGAAAGTGCGCCAACCGTTCAACATCAATTCCATCGCCCAGGCCGGAGCGCTAGCGGCACTCGAAGATGGGGAGCATCTGTCCCGCACGCGGAACAACAACAAGCTTGGCCTCGACTATTTGCAAGATGCCTTCCGTGAGCTCGGCCTGGAATTCATCCCCTCACATGCGAACTTTGTGCTCGTTCGCGTCGGCGACGGCCCGCAGGTGTTTGGTGGATTGCAAAAACTCGGTGTCATCACGCGTCCGATGGACGGCTATCAGTTGCCGGAATGGATTCGAGTCACCGTCGGCACGCCGGAGCAGAACGCCCGGTGCGTAAATGGGTTGAAAAATATCCTCGCCGCACGCCGCTGA
- a CDS encoding AAA family ATPase: MPLKNTTTPRVFIAATRQNDGKTTTSLGLLAALQNIYPRIGYIKPVGQRFVEIEEQKIDEDTVLMDRVYQLNCPLVDMSPIAVEPDFTRKYLESSNYDVLVRRIQNAFDRVAWEKDFVLCEGSGHAGVGSVFDLSNARVARVLGAKVIIVTQGGIGKPIDEVSLNQALFEKEGVEVIGVILNKVLGKKIDYITEFARRGLKRKGLELLGVVPHQPILSQPTMDLIREELRAEPLNVTDGFHNPVEEVLIGAMGVQNALHLFRKGVLIITPGDREDIILAVATTLSSEEEGGLAGMILTRNLKPSAASQKVINKMPFPVLSVASDSYDVASHVHDLTVKTRPDDSQKIALIRDLIAQHVDVEKILEAISP, encoded by the coding sequence GTGCCGCTGAAAAACACCACCACTCCCCGCGTGTTCATCGCCGCCACGCGCCAGAACGACGGCAAAACGACCACTTCGCTCGGCCTGCTCGCGGCGCTGCAAAATATTTATCCGCGCATCGGCTACATCAAGCCGGTTGGACAACGGTTCGTCGAAATCGAGGAGCAGAAGATCGACGAAGACACCGTGTTGATGGACCGGGTCTATCAACTCAATTGCCCGCTCGTGGACATGAGCCCGATCGCCGTCGAGCCCGACTTCACGCGAAAATACCTGGAGTCATCCAATTATGACGTGCTGGTGCGGCGGATTCAAAACGCCTTCGATCGCGTTGCCTGGGAGAAGGACTTCGTGCTGTGCGAAGGCTCCGGCCACGCCGGCGTCGGCTCGGTGTTCGACCTGTCCAACGCGCGCGTGGCCCGGGTACTGGGAGCCAAGGTCATCATCGTGACGCAAGGAGGCATCGGCAAACCAATCGACGAGGTTTCGCTCAACCAGGCGCTGTTCGAGAAGGAAGGCGTCGAGGTCATCGGCGTCATCCTCAACAAGGTGCTGGGAAAGAAGATCGATTACATCACGGAATTCGCCCGGCGCGGTTTGAAACGAAAGGGCCTGGAACTGCTCGGCGTCGTGCCGCACCAGCCGATTCTCTCCCAACCGACCATGGACCTGATCCGCGAGGAACTACGCGCGGAGCCCCTCAACGTAACGGACGGTTTTCACAATCCGGTGGAGGAAGTGCTCATCGGCGCGATGGGCGTGCAAAACGCGCTCCACCTGTTCAGGAAAGGAGTGCTGATCATCACGCCGGGCGACCGCGAAGACATTATCCTCGCCGTGGCGACGACTCTTTCCAGCGAGGAAGAAGGCGGACTCGCGGGCATGATCCTGACGCGCAACCTTAAACCGAGCGCCGCCTCGCAAAAGGTCATCAACAAAATGCCCTTCCCGGTCCTCTCCGTCGCCAGTGACAGCTACGACGTTGCCTCGCACGTCCACGACCTGACCGTCAAGACCCGTCCGGACGATTCCCAAAAAATCGCCCTCATCCGCGACCTCATCGCCCAGCACGTGGACGTGGAAAAAATCCTCGAGGCAATTTCGCCATGA